GTTGTGAGCCCTCGTGGGCCTCACTGTCTTCCACCCCCATTCACTCGCCCTCATGGATCCCACACCAAGTCACTGAACATGTCTACTGACCCTGCCTCTCCCCAGTGACCCTCCCTACTGACCCTAATCTGAATCAGTGACCTCTGCTGACCTCTACCACCCCTACTGGCCTCCAGGGTCCCTCCACCACTCATCACCCCACCTATCAAACCCCCTTCCAAACCCAATGCACCAGCCCCCAGCACCAGCCCACTGTGGGCCCACATAACACCTCGGCAGGGAGGGGAACAAGCCACCACTTCCCCGGTGCCCACAGCCCTAAACCAGGAGGCCCAGCTGGGAGGGCTGGATGGGCTGGATGTCAGCACCCCTCGCCCCACAGCCTGCACCCTATGTGCAGCGCCTCAACTGGCCCCACTTTTCCCTGGCCTTCCTCCAGTCTCCTGTGCCTGCCATCGTCCCCTGCCCTCTACACTCCTTCTCTCCCCAGCTaacctccctcccagcccctctgAGCTGTAAGCTGGCCCTTCCTGACTCTGATCTCCTTCCCCCACCGTCCAGGTCTCCTACCTGCCCCGGATGTGCCTCCAGTACCCACCCctgtccccagcccagcccagctcagaTGAGGAGGAGGGCGAGCGGCAGAGCCCCCCACTGGAGGTGTCTGACGGCGAGGCGGACGGCCTGGAGCCCGGGCCTGGGCTCCTGCCTGGGGAGACAGGTGGGGCATCTGGTCCTCCACCCTGGCCCCAACCCTGTGTCTGTGCCCTCCCCCACCCAGCCAGGCCAACTGACCCAGCAGCCATGCCGCCgagttgcgtgtgtgtgtgtgcatgtttgccAATGTATGTGTTTTGTGGGGCTGTCTGTGGccgtctctgtgtgtgtgtgtgtatgtgtgttatctGCTGTGAGTGCATACAGGCATCTCCATGAAGTGTGCcaggtgtgtgtgtctctgtgccaTGAGTGTGTGTAGATCTCGGTGGGCGTCGTCTCATTAAAAAAGTGAGGGTGTGTGTGAACAGATGTAGGCAGGTGCATGTGTGCAAGTGGCTGAGTGGGTGTGTGAGAAGGTGAATGTGAGAGCTGGTGTGGATGAGAGTGGGTGTGgccatgtttgtgtgtgtgtcagcaTATGAATGTATTTCAGTGTGTGTGAGTGgttgtgtgcacgtgtgtgaggTGTGCATGTATGATCATGTCAGTGGGTGTCAGCAGTGTGTGGGTATGCGTGTGTGAGCAGGGATGTGAGCATGGTATATGTGAGTGGGTGTGAGCAGGCGTGAGTGATATGTGTGAGTGGGGGTATGACAGGTGTGTGAgcaagtgtgtatgtgtgaatgtgtatgtaaGCAGGGATGTGTGTGATATAAGTGTGTGAATGGGCATGAGTGTGTGTCAGTGGATGTGTGAGTGGATGTGAACATGTTTGAGGGTGTATGTAAGCAGGTGTGTGTGAGCAGGAAGGTGTGAGCTGGGGTGTAAgagtatgtgtatatgtgagcAGGTTTGTGCGTGTACGTGAGTGGATATGTGTTTTagcatgtgtgagcatgtgtgtgttcCTGTGCGTGAGCAGGTGTATGTGGGGGGTGAGGGCATGCTTGAGCACCTgggtgtgtgagtgggtgtgcaTGTGAGTAGGTGTGcgaacgtgtgtgtgtgagagagaagatatatgaatgaGTGTGTGAGAATGGGTGtgagtgggctgggcatggtggctcatgcctgtaatcccagcactttgggaggctgaggcaggcggatcacctgaagtcaggtgtttgagaccagcctggccaacatggcgaaaccccgtctctactaaaaaaacgaacattagctgggcgtggtggtgaatgcctgtaatcccagctacttgggaggctgagacaggagaattgcttgaacccgggaggcggaggttgcagtgagccaaaatcacgccattgcactccagcctaggcaataagagcaaaactcagtctcaaaaacaagagaATGGGTGTGAGCAGATGTGATGTGTGAGCGTGTGAGCAGGTGTGTGAGCTGCTGAGTGGGTGTGAGAGCAGAATGTGTGTGAGCATGAGTGTGCAAGTGGGTGTCTGGTTGTGTGTGAACAGGTGTGTAAGCATGCAAGTGGGTGTGTATGAGtagaatgtgtgtgcatgcgtgagCAGGTGTGAGTGAGGTGCAAGTGGTGTGAAATATGAGTGAGCAGGTGTCAATGAGGTGTGAATGAGCTGGTGTGAGCAttgtgagtgcatgtgtgagcAACTGTGAGGTGTGAGCAAGCCTGTGAGCAGGAATGTGTGAGGTATGGGCATATAaggtgtgggcatgtgtgtgtgggtatgtgtgggctggtgtgtgagtgggtgtgatTGAGAGATGTGAGCATGTGTGAGGTGTGATTATGTGTGAGGTGTGAGCATGTGAGTGGGTGTGAATGTGTGACGTGTAAGCATGAGTGGGTGTGAGTGTGAGGTGTGAGCATGTATGAGGTGTGAGCATGTCTGTGAGCATGAgcgtgtgagcatgtgtgtgtgagagacgtGGTGTGAGGTATGAGTGTGAGTTGTATGAATAGGTGAGCATGTGAGCAGATGTGAGCaagtgtgagtgggtgtgtgtgagtgaatggtgtgaggtgtgtgtgagCATAAGTGTGTGAGCAGGGGCATGTGTGTGGGTGAGTAATGTGATGTGTGTGAGGTCTGTGTGTGCAAATATGTGTGTGAGCAGGTGTGGGCAGGTGTGACCATGTGTGAGTGGgtaggtgtgtgtgtgaatggtgTGAGGTATGTAAGCATGCGTGTGCTGAGCAGAGGCTTGTGTGTGAGGGTGAGCAATGTGAGGTGTGAGGGTGAGCAATGTGAGATGTGTAAGCAGGTGTGTGTTTGTGCAAGCATATATAAGCAGCTATGATTATGAGACCTGGTGTGAGGTGTATAAGCAGGCGTGTGAGCACATGAGTGTGTGAGACCTGGTGTGAGGTGtatgtgtgagtgggtgtgacTGGGCATGTGTATAAGTGTGAGAAGATGCATTGTGTGGGTGTGACCATGCATCTGGGGGTGTGAGTAGgtctgagtgtgtgtgcatgtgagtgggTGCattgcatgtgtttgtgtgcatgtgagtaGGTGTGAATGAGGTGTGAGCATGAGTGGGTATGAGTGGGGTGTAAATGGGTTGTGAATGTGTAAGCAGATGTAGTGTGTGGGTTTGAGCATGCAGGTGGCTGCAAGCGTGCGAGTGGGTGTGTCATGTGGGTGCCAGTGTGGGGGCATGTTAGTGaatgggtgtgtttgtgtgcatatgtgtgggtGTGAGCAAGTGcattgtgtgggtgtgtgtgagcaAGTTTGAAGTTTGAGTGGGTGTGTCGTGTGTGAGAGCAGATGGTGTGAATGTGCAAGTGGGTGGGTTGTGGGTGCAATCAGGTGTGTGAGCGGGTGTGAGGGTGTGGGTGCATTGCACAagcatgtgtgtgagcatgtgggTGTGAGTCTGTGTATGAGCATGTgcattgtgtgtgcgtgtgtctgtgagcatgtgtgagcattgtgtgtgcatgtgagtagGTATGAGTGGGTGTATGTGTGAGCAGGTGTGTGGGTGTGAGCATGTGAGTGGGTGCACTGTGAGCATGAGCGTGAGTGGGAGAAGGTGTGCTGTGTGAGCACGTGTGTAAGTGGCTGTGGGCGTGGTGTGTATGAGTGCAAGCAGGTGTGGCTGAGTGGGTGCGTTATGTgggtgtgtgagcatgtgtatgCGATTGGTGCATTGTGTGGGTGCGAGTGTGTGCATGGgggtgtgtgagtgcgtgtgtgagtgggtgtgtgtgaaCGGTTGTGTGTAGGCCAGcggctgtttgtgtgtgtgagtgtgggtgcgCTGTGTGTGCACGCCTGGCGCGGGCTGGGGCAGCCGTTCTCCTGCCCTTCCTGGCCACCCCGTCCCCGGGTCCCCGTCTCTGCGCAAGGCGGTGGGGGCGGCTCCCATGTGGGCCCCCGGGCCCCCTCCCACCGGGCCCTCCCCCCGCAGGCAGCAAGAAGAAGATCCGTCTGTACCAGTTCCTGTTGGACCTGCTCCGCAGCGGCGACATGAAGGACAGCATCTGGTGGGTGGACAAGGACAAGGGCACCTTCCAGTTCTCGTCCAAGCACAAGGAGGCGCTGGCGCACCGCTGGGGAATCCAGAAGGGCAACCGCAAGAAGATGACGTACCAGAAGATGGCGCGCGCGCTGCGCAACTACGGCAAGACGGGAGAGGTCaagaaggtgaagaagaagcTCACCTACCAGTTCAGCGGCGAAGTGCTGGGCCGTGGGGGCCTGGCCGAGCGGCGCCACCCGCCCCACTGAGCCCGCAGCCCCCGCCGGGCCCCGCCAGGCCTCCCGGCTGGCCATAGCATTAAGCCCTCGCCCGGCCCGGACACAGGGAGGACGCTCCCGGGGCCCAGAGGCAGGACTGTGGCGGGCCGGGCCTCGCCTCACCCGCCCATTCCCCCCACTCCAGCCCCCCTCCACATCCCGCTTCGCCTCCCTCCAGGACTCCGCCCCGGCTCCGGGAGGTCACCTGGGCGTCAGACCCCACCGGGGCAACCTTGCTGAGGACGACCCGGGGTACTTCCTTGGGAGTCTCAAGTCCGTGTGTAAATCAGATCTCCCCTCT
The sequence above is a segment of the Theropithecus gelada isolate Dixy chromosome 14, Tgel_1.0, whole genome shotgun sequence genome. Coding sequences within it:
- the SPI1 gene encoding transcription factor PU.1 isoform X1 codes for the protein MLQACKMEGFPLVPPQPSEDLVPYDTDLYQRQTHEYYPYLSSDGESHSDHYWDFHPHHVHSEFESFAENNFTELQSVQPPQLQQLYRHMELEQMHVLDTPMVPPHPSLGHQVSYLPRMCLQYPPLSPAQPSSDEEEGERQSPPLEVSDGEADGLEPGPGLLPGETGSKKKIRLYQFLLDLLRSGDMKDSIWWVDKDKGTFQFSSKHKEALAHRWGIQKGNRKKMTYQKMARALRNYGKTGEVKKVKKKLTYQFSGEVLGRGGLAERRHPPH
- the SPI1 gene encoding transcription factor PU.1 isoform X2, whose translation is MLQACKMEGFPLVPPPSEDLVPYDTDLYQRQTHEYYPYLSSDGESHSDHYWDFHPHHVHSEFESFAENNFTELQSVQPPQLQQLYRHMELEQMHVLDTPMVPPHPSLGHQVSYLPRMCLQYPPLSPAQPSSDEEEGERQSPPLEVSDGEADGLEPGPGLLPGETGSKKKIRLYQFLLDLLRSGDMKDSIWWVDKDKGTFQFSSKHKEALAHRWGIQKGNRKKMTYQKMARALRNYGKTGEVKKVKKKLTYQFSGEVLGRGGLAERRHPPH